Proteins from a genomic interval of Beijerinckia indica subsp. indica ATCC 9039:
- a CDS encoding DUF2147 domain-containing protein: MKRFLISTLAVLALGGIAHADPIGEWRVADGSATVQIKKCGSGICGFVASTKDAPGKDVKNPDPAKRNRSVLGIEVLISLKPNGDNIWSGYVYNAEEGQIYTATVSLAGQGVLRIDGCVPNGGICGHETWTRIK, encoded by the coding sequence ATGAAACGTTTTCTGATCTCCACCTTGGCTGTTCTGGCGCTTGGCGGGATTGCGCATGCCGATCCGATCGGCGAATGGCGTGTCGCCGACGGCAGCGCGACTGTGCAGATCAAGAAATGCGGCAGCGGGATCTGTGGATTCGTGGCCTCGACCAAAGATGCTCCGGGTAAGGATGTGAAGAATCCAGATCCGGCCAAACGTAATCGCTCGGTGCTGGGCATCGAGGTCTTGATCAGCCTGAAACCGAATGGCGACAATATCTGGAGCGGATACGTCTATAATGCCGAGGAAGGGCAGATCTACACGGCAACCGTTTCCCTGGCGGGGCAGGGCGTCCTGCGGATCGATGGTTGCGTCCCCAATGGTGGCATCTGTGGTCACGAGACCTGGACGCGTATCAAGTAG